One genomic region from Vicinamibacterales bacterium encodes:
- a CDS encoding PQQ-binding-like beta-propeller repeat protein has translation MQNLVATALVTLLCTPVLAQEWPQFRGPGALGIADDPRLPDTWSTTDNVVWTTAVPGTGWSSPVVWNDAIFMTSVVRTAEGEPPRPGLYLGGERGTPRDLHRWMLYAVDWNTGDIRWEREVHASVPGAPRHLKNSYASETPVTDGERVYAYFGQIGIFAFDMEGTPLWSQQWEPFRTRNGWGTAASPALHNNRLYIVNDNDDQSFLLALDKRTGELIWRIERKEGTNWSTPYVWSNSKRTEIVTTGSDKVRSYAENGSLLWELTGMSTITIPTPLATDDLLYISSGYVGDPLRPAYAIRPGARGDISLRPGERNNTFIAWAQLQAASYNPSPIIYSGYYYTLFDRGFFTAHDAQTGREVYGKVRVEVGAAFTSSPWAYNGKIFALSEEGDTFVFRAGPKYELLGKNSLDEMCLATPAIARGSLIIRTASRLYRITKNTNSE, from the coding sequence ATGCAAAACCTAGTAGCGACGGCTTTGGTTACGTTGCTCTGCACGCCGGTCTTGGCGCAAGAGTGGCCCCAGTTTCGTGGCCCAGGTGCCCTTGGGATCGCCGACGACCCGCGACTACCGGACACTTGGAGTACGACCGACAACGTCGTGTGGACAACGGCGGTGCCAGGCACTGGTTGGAGCTCACCAGTCGTCTGGAACGATGCCATTTTCATGACCTCAGTCGTCCGGACAGCCGAAGGCGAGCCACCTCGACCTGGACTCTACTTGGGTGGCGAGCGCGGTACGCCACGCGACCTGCACCGGTGGATGCTGTATGCCGTCGACTGGAACACTGGCGACATCCGCTGGGAACGCGAAGTGCACGCGTCTGTCCCTGGAGCACCACGCCACCTCAAGAACAGCTACGCTTCCGAGACTCCAGTGACCGATGGTGAGCGCGTTTACGCTTACTTCGGTCAAATCGGCATTTTTGCTTTCGACATGGAGGGAACACCACTGTGGTCGCAACAATGGGAGCCGTTCCGGACTCGGAATGGTTGGGGCACAGCAGCGTCACCAGCCCTCCACAATAACCGGCTCTACATAGTCAACGATAACGATGACCAGTCGTTCCTCCTGGCGCTCGACAAACGAACTGGTGAGTTGATTTGGCGGATTGAACGTAAGGAAGGAACAAACTGGTCTACACCCTACGTGTGGAGTAATTCTAAGCGTACCGAAATCGTGACAACCGGCTCCGATAAAGTGCGGTCGTATGCTGAAAACGGGTCGCTTCTCTGGGAACTGACGGGAATGTCGACGATTACCATTCCGACGCCGCTTGCGACCGACGACCTCCTTTACATCAGTTCGGGCTACGTAGGCGACCCCCTTCGGCCCGCCTATGCGATCAGACCAGGTGCAAGGGGCGACATCAGCTTACGGCCGGGTGAGCGGAACAACACCTTCATCGCTTGGGCTCAGCTACAGGCGGCATCCTACAACCCCTCCCCGATCATCTACAGTGGTTACTATTACACGCTGTTCGACCGGGGATTCTTCACGGCGCACGATGCGCAGACCGGTCGCGAGGTCTACGGCAAGGTACGGGTTGAGGTTGGAGCGGCGTTTACGTCGTCACCATGGGCGTACAACGGCAAGATTTTTGCCCTAAGCGAAGAAGGTGACACGTTCGTGTTTCGCGCCGGACCTAAATACGAACTACTCGGCAAGAACTCATTGGACGAGATGTGTTTGGCAACGCCCGCAATCGCCCGAGGAAGTTTGATCATTCGCACTGCTTCGCGTCTCTACCGGATCACCAAGAACACCAACTCTGAATGA
- a CDS encoding aminotransferase class V-fold PLP-dependent enzyme, with amino-acid sequence MPVNRRKLECEDEVGGQVSRRDFIGATVAAGVAGACGVPSTETDTGGAAVPDIETLTAAIEAKVERDNIYMRLLGVKAHLPGHGHATALGGSRMPTEVIEAMQEANDYFVMIDELTVAAGKRAAEVVRAEAALITSGASGGLLLGAAACLTGNDEEKMRALPNPTWMKRECIIQKAHRYPYDFALQAAGATIVEVEGRAQLLNAISERTAFIFGLPRHVALSGTMAAEVLQPPELIEIAKQADVSVMIDGASRLPPTGNLTIFNELGADLVVVSGGKGLRGPQSTGILSGRADLIEAARMQAAPNDLIGRGMKVGKEEIIGLVVALNRYAQLDHVAERAVWKQKAEYLAAELQGIDSFTAEVVDDNERAPYVEIGWDQGVIPMTHQEVRDHLRRRPNQRVALSSLFGSRRIQTRCMRDGEEVLVARRLREFFTEGYKAAAEGEEPVASL; translated from the coding sequence ATGCCTGTGAATCGAAGAAAGCTTGAGTGCGAGGATGAGGTCGGTGGGCAGGTGAGCCGTCGCGATTTTATCGGTGCCACGGTGGCCGCCGGTGTGGCAGGTGCCTGCGGGGTTCCGTCAACTGAGACGGATACTGGCGGTGCTGCCGTGCCAGATATTGAGACGCTAACTGCGGCAATCGAGGCAAAGGTTGAGCGCGACAATATCTATATGCGATTACTTGGTGTCAAGGCGCACCTGCCAGGTCATGGCCACGCGACTGCACTCGGCGGTTCGCGTATGCCGACCGAGGTGATCGAGGCGATGCAGGAGGCCAACGACTACTTCGTCATGATAGACGAGCTGACGGTCGCCGCGGGCAAGCGTGCCGCTGAGGTGGTTCGGGCTGAGGCAGCATTGATCACGTCGGGGGCTTCGGGTGGACTACTGCTGGGCGCGGCCGCCTGTCTCACTGGGAATGACGAGGAAAAAATGCGTGCGCTCCCGAATCCTACTTGGATGAAGCGTGAGTGCATCATTCAAAAAGCGCACCGTTATCCGTATGACTTCGCTCTTCAGGCTGCCGGTGCGACCATTGTTGAAGTTGAGGGACGCGCGCAACTTCTGAATGCCATTAGCGAGAGAACAGCCTTCATTTTTGGTCTACCACGGCACGTTGCTCTAAGCGGTACGATGGCCGCCGAAGTCCTGCAGCCCCCGGAGTTGATTGAAATTGCCAAACAAGCCGACGTATCAGTAATGATCGACGGAGCGTCACGACTACCACCGACCGGCAACCTAACAATCTTCAACGAACTCGGCGCTGATTTAGTTGTGGTTTCAGGTGGTAAGGGGCTGCGCGGACCTCAGTCTACCGGCATCCTGTCGGGTCGCGCGGACCTTATTGAGGCGGCGCGGATGCAGGCTGCACCCAACGATCTCATCGGTCGCGGTATGAAAGTCGGTAAGGAGGAGATCATCGGCCTTGTTGTCGCGCTCAATCGATACGCACAGCTCGACCACGTGGCAGAGCGTGCGGTGTGGAAACAAAAAGCCGAATACTTGGCGGCAGAACTGCAGGGAATTGACAGTTTTACTGCTGAGGTCGTGGATGACAACGAGAGGGCGCCCTACGTGGAGATCGGATGGGACCAAGGTGTTATACCAATGACCCACCAAGAGGTCCGTGACCATTTACGTCGGCGGCCCAACCAGCGCGTTGCGTTGTCAAGTCTCTTTGGAAGCCGTCGTATTCAAACTCGCTGTATGCGAGACGGTGAAGAAGTGCTCGTCGCGCGGCGACTGCGGGAGTTTTTTACGGAGGGATACAAAGCTGCGGCCGAGGGAGAGGAACCAGTCGCCAGTCTCTAA